The Candidatus Binatia bacterium genome has a segment encoding these proteins:
- a CDS encoding LuxR C-terminal-related transcriptional regulator, protein MRKILAREKDGRERKDGLDTFMEYAAKCHTPKQFQRLLLYFREIVPYRCMVYGWGSPTTLAAARVGDIDYPRAFLNWYFSSGMPQRDTLLQEWLRTRRCQYWADVFSRLGDQFDPTYVKQAVSYGLEHTMAGGAIEVEGKVGSYFSLAMNSEEECRNKFETFAALVPCVAVAFRRSYAMPILHDEKKKEILKLLSWGFEQKEIGHSLGITERTVKKHVEVIKKKLYARNTHNAVAIALRWGLIE, encoded by the coding sequence ATGCGTAAGATTCTAGCACGCGAGAAGGACGGCCGCGAGCGAAAAGATGGGCTCGATACGTTCATGGAATACGCGGCTAAATGCCACACGCCCAAACAATTTCAAAGGCTGCTGCTGTACTTTCGAGAAATAGTTCCGTACCGCTGCATGGTCTACGGTTGGGGGAGTCCGACTACACTTGCCGCCGCGCGTGTCGGCGATATAGATTACCCTCGAGCATTTCTCAACTGGTACTTTTCAAGCGGAATGCCACAGCGGGATACGCTGCTCCAGGAGTGGTTACGCACCCGACGCTGTCAGTACTGGGCTGATGTCTTTAGTCGGTTGGGTGACCAGTTTGATCCGACGTATGTCAAGCAGGCGGTGTCCTACGGCCTCGAACACACAATGGCGGGAGGAGCAATCGAGGTGGAGGGTAAAGTAGGTAGCTACTTTTCCTTGGCAATGAACTCTGAAGAGGAATGTCGCAATAAATTCGAGACGTTCGCCGCGCTAGTTCCATGTGTCGCCGTAGCATTTAGACGAAGCTACGCCATGCCAATTTTGCATGACGAGAAGAAGAAGGAAATCCTTAAGCTGCTGTCCTGGGGATTCGAGCAAAAGGAGATTGGGCACAGCTTGGGTATTACAGAGCGCACTGTTAAGAAACATGTCGAGGTAATCAAGAAAAAACTGTATGCGCGAAATACACACAACGCCGTGGCTATCGCGCTCCGTTGGGGACTTATCGAATAA
- a CDS encoding LysR family transcriptional regulator: protein MTLYQLEVFDRVAKLRSFTKAAKELQIGQPTVSSLVDRLQGELGIKLFERIGTVSHLTEAGTRLLQTAQNILTLIQETRDAMEELKGLRKGKIRVGGSSIAAALFLPVATQAFKKDHPQCELILGIERSDTLEKQLLEGDLDVAIMGWRPNSTQLVSDAFRAEEIVAIAPPGHALAKKCRVSLNLIAKEPLILPGKGAAVRGLVERRFIDAKLSFTPVLEVNGRVGCKDAIKSAVANGLGIGFLPKCHVNAEVEAGRLKFLNAYELHLKQTMYIVIHKKRKNLEFVRAFVDFLKRHNRWV, encoded by the coding sequence ATGACCTTATATCAGCTCGAGGTCTTCGACCGCGTGGCAAAGCTCCGTAGCTTTACCAAGGCCGCAAAAGAGCTACAGATCGGCCAGCCCACTGTTTCCTCCCTTGTGGACAGGCTGCAGGGAGAATTGGGGATCAAGCTGTTCGAGAGAATCGGGACCGTGAGTCACCTCACCGAGGCTGGAACGAGATTACTCCAGACAGCCCAAAACATCCTGACACTCATCCAGGAAACCAGAGATGCAATGGAGGAACTGAAAGGGTTGAGAAAAGGAAAAATCAGAGTGGGCGGTTCAAGTATCGCGGCCGCATTATTTCTTCCCGTAGCGACCCAAGCATTCAAAAAAGATCACCCTCAATGTGAGCTTATCTTAGGAATCGAGAGAAGCGATACCTTGGAAAAACAACTCTTAGAGGGAGATCTCGATGTGGCTATCATGGGATGGCGGCCAAACTCTACGCAGCTAGTCAGCGACGCCTTCCGTGCGGAAGAGATCGTAGCTATTGCACCACCCGGTCACGCGCTTGCCAAGAAATGCCGCGTTTCTCTAAACCTTATCGCTAAAGAACCGCTGATTCTCCCAGGAAAAGGCGCGGCGGTGCGCGGTCTCGTCGAACGAAGATTTATCGACGCGAAGCTGTCATTTACGCCTGTTTTAGAGGTCAATGGCCGAGTCGGCTGCAAGGATGCCATCAAAAGCGCGGTGGCGAATGGTCTCGGCATTGGATTCCTACCGAAGTGTCACGTTAACGCAGAGGTTGAAGCGGGGCGCTTGAAATTTTTAAATGCTTACGAGCTGCACTTGAAACAGACCATGTATATCGTCATTCATAAAAAGAGAAAGAATTTGGAGTTTGTCCGGGCGTTTGTCGATTTCTTGAAGCGACACAACCGATGGGTCTGA
- a CDS encoding helix-turn-helix domain-containing protein, translating to MQEDLLTTDQVARYLKVDKFTVYRLVNQRKLPAFKVGNQWRFKREMIEAWLTTNMNVPLPSAAH from the coding sequence ATGCAAGAAGATCTTTTAACGACCGATCAGGTAGCGCGTTATCTAAAGGTGGATAAATTCACCGTCTACCGTCTAGTCAATCAAAGAAAACTGCCGGCGTTTAAAGTGGGCAATCAATGGCGTTTCAAAAGGGAGATGATCGAAGCTTGGCTCACCACAAATATGAATGTTCCCCTGCCATCGGCAGCGCACTGA
- a CDS encoding outer membrane protein transport protein, which yields MGNTMGGKQGSLVALIFLLLLIWGGDSFAGGFYLPHQTARGVGLSNALTAGVNDPSAVYYNPAALGEVEGNQLLLTGTYISIINSVENSGREADNEHEHHFTGSLFGNYHFTKDLTWGLGIYTPFGLATSYGDGFTRFGARQTELKTYYLTPAASWKLTNFLSVGGGFSFVHGSAILSRSLCLFPAPPPAGCGLEEKIRITDKSNAYSYNVGILVKPMESVKIGFSYRGRADLHFDDADTKFSGALGAAKLKANVRPIPLPAIINLGLFWQITPSWGAEIVYEYQRWSEFKDIRATLSRSPFLGFPRSFTLNESWQNSNTLRFGSFYRVTKNIELRGGIGLEETPIPNKTLNPAIPGADLLTLNGGLGYKWEKFFVDLGYQAVFYETRRVRNSELEGGTAPGSPFAGAPGKDKYKTFNNFVSVSLGYRF from the coding sequence ATGGGAAACACGATGGGGGGCAAACAAGGATCCTTGGTCGCCCTTATTTTTCTTCTGCTTCTAATTTGGGGCGGAGATTCATTTGCCGGGGGATTTTATCTTCCTCATCAAACAGCCAGGGGCGTCGGACTTTCCAATGCGCTCACGGCGGGCGTGAACGATCCGTCTGCAGTTTATTACAACCCTGCCGCCCTAGGTGAGGTTGAGGGCAATCAGCTTTTGCTGACCGGGACTTACATCAGCATTATCAACAGCGTCGAAAACAGCGGCCGCGAAGCGGACAACGAGCATGAACACCACTTTACCGGCAGTCTTTTCGGCAATTACCATTTCACAAAGGATTTAACGTGGGGACTCGGCATTTATACGCCGTTCGGCCTCGCGACGTCATACGGCGACGGCTTCACCCGATTCGGCGCGCGACAGACAGAACTCAAAACATATTACCTGACGCCCGCCGCCTCGTGGAAATTGACCAATTTCCTTTCCGTAGGCGGGGGCTTCAGCTTTGTTCATGGCTCGGCCATCCTCTCGCGGTCCTTGTGTTTGTTCCCCGCGCCACCACCGGCCGGATGCGGGCTAGAGGAAAAGATTCGCATCACCGACAAGTCCAATGCCTATAGCTATAACGTCGGCATCCTGGTGAAGCCCATGGAGTCGGTAAAGATCGGCTTCAGTTACCGCGGACGCGCCGATTTGCACTTCGACGATGCCGATACCAAGTTCAGCGGCGCCCTGGGCGCTGCGAAATTGAAAGCGAATGTTCGCCCCATCCCCTTGCCTGCGATTATCAATCTCGGCTTGTTCTGGCAGATAACCCCGTCCTGGGGCGCGGAGATCGTCTACGAGTACCAGCGCTGGAGCGAGTTCAAGGATATCCGGGCGACCTTATCGAGAAGCCCTTTCCTGGGCTTTCCGAGATCCTTTACTCTCAACGAGAGCTGGCAGAATAGTAATACCCTGCGGTTCGGGAGCTTCTACCGCGTAACCAAAAACATCGAGCTAAGAGGAGGCATCGGCCTCGAGGAAACCCCCATCCCCAATAAAACCTTGAACCCTGCGATTCCCGGCGCGGATCTTCTCACTCTCAACGGCGGCCTGGGATACAAGTGGGAAAAATTTTTCGTCGATCTGGGATACCAGGCGGTCTTCTATGAGACGCGGAGGGTTCGCAATTCGGAGTTGGAGGGCGGGACCGCTCCCGGCTCGCCGTTCGCCGGCGCTCCGGGCAAAGACAAGTACAAGACTTTCAATAACTTTGTTTCCGTGTCCTTGGGCTACCGCTTTTGA